In the genome of Paraburkholderia azotifigens, the window TCGTACAAGCCGCGCATGCAGGGCTTCGAGTACATGTTCGACCAGCTCAACTGCAATCCGGGCGACGTGCTGCACGTGTCGTCGAGCCTGCGCTACGACCTGATGACGGCGCACGACATGGGCATCAGGCACAAGGCCTTCGTCAAGCGCGGCCACGAGCCCGGCACGCCGTACTACGAGTACTACGAAGTCGACACGATCGGCGACCTCGCGACGAAGCTCGGCCTCTGATCCGCGAACGCCGCGCATGCCACGCACGCTACACGCGTCGTCACCCCCGCAAGGACACACGATGAAACTCGACTCCTACTGGCTCGACACCGCGCCCGCCGGCATGCCGGCGAGCGAAGGGCCCGTCGAAGGCCATGTCGACGTGGCCGTGATCGGCGGCGGCTTCACCGGCTTGTCTGCGGCGCTCGCGCTCGGCAAACGAGGCGCGTCGGTGACGGTGCTCGATGCGGGGCGCATCGGCGGCGGCGCGTCGGGACGCAACGGCGGCCAGTGCAACACGGGCGTCGCGCAGGACTATGCGGCGCTGCGCGAGCAACTGGGCGTCGAACGTGCGCAGGGCTGTTATCGCGCGTATGCCGCTGCCGTCGATACCGTTGAGCGGCTGATCCGCGAAGAACAGATCGACTGCGACTATCTCGCGTCGGGCAAGCTGAAGCTCGCCGCGAAGCCGCATCATCTGGCACATCTCGAACAGACGGCGGAACTGATTCGCCGCGAAGTCGATCCCGATGTCGAGATCATTGCGCGCGAGCGCATTCGCAGCGAAGTCGAATCGGACAGCTTCTTTGGCGGCCTGCTGCAAAAGCGCGGCGGCCAGATGCATATGGGCAAATTCGCGGCGGGGTTAGCGAACGCGGCCGTGCGCAACGGCGCGCGCCTGTTCGAACACGCCGCCGTCACGTCGATCGAGAAGGATCGCGGCGCGTACCGGATCGAATCGGCGCGCGGCACGCTGCGCGCGCATCAGGTGCTGATCGCGACGGGGCCGTCGCGGCATGGGCCGTTCGGCTGGTATCGGCGCAGGCTTGCACCCGTCGGCTCGTTCATCGTCGTGACGGAGCCGTTGCCTGCGGAGCAGCTCGCGCGTCTCCTGCCGATGCGCCGCTCGTATACGACGAGCCGCCTGATGCACAACTATTTCCGCGTGACGCCCGACTCGCGTCTGCTGTTCGGCGGACGCGCGCGCTTCACGGCGTCCGAGCAGCCGTCCGATGCGAAGAGCGGACACATTCTGCAAGCGAATCTCGCGCAGACCTTCCCGGGTCTCGCGGCTGCGCGCATCGACTATTGCTGGGGCGGACTCGTCGACATCACGGCCGACCGCCTGCCGCGAGCCGGGCAGCACGACGGCATCTATTTCTCGATGGGCTATAGCGGCCACGGCACGCAGATGTCGACGCATATGGGCCAGGTGATGGCCGAGGTGATCGGCGGCAATGCAGGCGCGAACCCCTGGCGCGATTTCGACTGGCCCGCGATTCCGGGGCACACGGGCAAGCCATGGTTCCTGCCGCTCGTCGGCGCGTACTACCAGATCAAAGACGTTTTCTATTGACGTTGCTTTTACGTTGTTTCCACACAGACAGCCCGAAGCTGCCGAATTTCCCCAAGACCATCTGACGCGGAGAGTTTCATGAGCATCGATAAATCGCCTGAAGCAGTCGCCCACGCCGGCCTCCGGCTCGAAGAGTTGACGCGGCGCGGCGCCTCGCGGCGCGACGTGCTGCGCGCGATGGCCGCGGGCGGACTGATGTCGCTGACGGGCGCGGGCCTGCTGGCGACCAGCAGCGCCGCATTCGCCCAGCAGCAAGGCAAGCCGAAGCAGGGCGGCAAGATCCGCGTGGCGACGCAGTCGGCGTCCGCCGCCGATACGCTCGATCCCGCGAAGGGCGCGCTCGGCACCGACTACGTGCGCGCGAACATGTTCTACAACGGCCTGACGGAACTCGACTCCCATCTCGGCGCAAAGATGGCGCTGGCGGAATCGCTGGATACGAAGGACGCGACCGTGTGGGTCGTCAAGCTGCGCAGCGGCGTGCAGTTCCATGACGGCAAGTCGCTCACGCCGAACGACGTCATCTATTCGCTGATGCGTCACAAGGACCCCGCTGTCGGCTCGAAGGCGAAGACGCTCGCCGACCAGATCAAGGAAGCGAAAGCGACGGGCCCGAATGAAGTGACGATCACGCTGGAAGGCGCGAACGCCGACCTGCCCGTGATTCTCGCGACGTCGCACTTCCTGATCATCAAGGACGGCACGACCGACTTCAAGACGGCCATCGGCACGGGACCGTTCAAGCTCAAGGAGTTTTCGCCGGGCGTGCGCACGGTCGGCGTGCGCAACGAGAAGTACTGGAAGCCGGGCATGCCGCATCTCGACGAAGTGGAGCTCATCGGCATCGGCGACGAATCGGCGCGCGTGAATGCGCTGCTGTCGGGCGACGTGCAACTGATCAATGCCGTGAGCCCGCGCTCGACGGCACGCATCAAGGGCACGCAGGGCTTCTCCGTGCTCGAGACGAAGACGGGGCAGTACACGGACCTCATCATGCGCGACGAAGGCGGGATCACGGGCACGGCCGATTTCCGCCGTGGTCTCACGCATCTGATGGATCGCGAGCAGATCCGCCGCGCCGTGTTCCTCGGCTATGGCGCGATCGGCAACGATCAGCCGATCGATCCGACCAACAAGTACTACCTGTCGGGCCTGCCGCAACGCGCGTTCGATCCGGAGAAGGCGAAGTTCTATTTCCAGAAGGCGAAGCTCGGCAGCGCGCCCGTGCAGCTGTACGCATCGCCTGCCGCCGAAGGCTCCGTCGAAATGGCGATGCTGCTGCAGCAGGTGGCGCCGCAAGCCGGCCTGAATCTGCAGGTGGTGCGCGTGCCGTCCGACGGCTACTGGTCGAATCACTGGATGAAGCATCCGCTCGGCTACGGCAACATCAATGCGCGTCCGAGCGCCGACGTGCTGTTCACGCAGTTTTTCAAGTCGGATGCGCCGTGGAACGAGGCCAACTGGAAGAACCCGAAATTCGACCAGATGCTGGTCGCCGCACGCGGCGAACCGGACGACGCGAAACGCAAGAAGATCTACGGCGACATGCAGCAGCTCGTGCATGAGGACGGCGGCATCGGCATTCCGATGTTCCAGAGTTCGCTCGACGCGCACTCGTCGAAGCTCAAAGGGCTCGGCTCGATTCCGCTGGCCGGCCTGATGGGCTTCATGTTCGCGGAGAACGTCTGGCTCGAAGCCTGAGTCCGTTTTGCCATCACGCGTGCCGACGATGTGCGGCACGCGGCTTCAAAGAAGGAGGCGATATCCGATGAAAGCTCACGCGCAACGACTCATCGCCGCGCGCCTCGGACTTGCGTTGCTGACGCTGCTGCTGGTGTCGGCGATCGTGTTCGCGATCACGGGCCTGCTGCCCGGCGACGCGGCGCAACAGGCGCTCGGCCAGGCCGCGACGCCCGAACAGGTCGCGGCCCTGCGGCATCAGTTCGGTCTCGATCAGCCCGCGCTGCAGCGCTATGTGCAGTGGCTCATGCATGTCGTGAGCGGCAACTTCGGCACGTCGCTGTCGAACAACCTGCCCGTCAGCGAGCTGATCGCGACGCGGCTGCCCAACTCGCTCGTGCTCGCCGGTTTGACGGCGCTCGTCTCGGTGCCCGTCGCGCTCGTGATCGGCGTGCTGTCGGCGATGTTTCGCGGCTCGCTGCTCGACCGCGTACTCAATGTGCTGACGCTGTCGACGGTCGCCGTGCCCGAATTTCTGATCGCGACCATCGCCGTGCTTGTGTTTGCAGTAAAGCTGCGCTGGCTGCCCGCGCTGTCGTATCTGTCCGAGGTGACGTCGTTCGGCGCGCTGCTGCGCATCTACGCGATGCCCGTGATGACGCTGTGCTGCGTGATCGTCGCGCAGATGGCGCGCATGACGCGCGCGGCCGTGCTCGACCAGCTGAACGCGTCGTATGTCGAGATGGCCCTGCTCAAGGGCGCGTCGCCGATGCGCATCGTGCTGCGTCACGTGCTGCCGAATACGATCGGCCCGATCGCCAATGCCGTCGCGCTGAGCCTGTCGTATCTGTTCGGCGGCGTGGTGATCGTCGAATCGATCTTCAACTATCCGGGGCTCGCGAGCCTGATGGTCGATGCCGTCACGAACCGCGACATGCCGCTCGTGCAAGGCTGCGTGATGGTGTTCTGCGCGGCGTATCTCGCGCTCGTGCTGATTGCCGATCTGTGTCAAATCATCTCCAACCCGAGGCTGCGTCAACGATGAACCGCCCCGCCACCTCTCACGCGACCACCGTTCTCTACGCGACGCCCGACGAAGACGGCAAGCCTTGTGCCGATGCTCGCCAGGAAGACGCGCCCGTCGAAATGCAGCTCGCAAGGCGCGGCATGCTGCGCCGCCTCCTGAACCGCTTCTCGCTGCTCGGCCTGATCGGTCTGACGATCGTCGTGTTCTGGCTCTGCGTCGCGTTCATCGGGCCGCTGGTTGCGCCGTACAACGGCGGCGCGGTGACGTCGACGGAAATCTTCGGCGTGTACAGCGCCGCGCATCCGCTCGGCACCGACTACCTGGGCCGCGACATGCTGAGCCGCGTGCTGTACGGCACGCAGTACACGGTAGGACTCGCGCTCGCATCGACGGTGCTCGCGAGCTGCATCGGCACGTTCTTCGGTCTGCTCGCGGCTGTCTCGGGGCGCTGGGCCGATGAAATCCTGAGCCGTCTGTTCGACGCGCTGATCTCGATTCCAAGCAAGGTGCTCGCGCTCGTCGTGATCGCGGCGTTCGGCTCGTCGGTGCCGATGCTGATCATGGTCGCCGCGCTCGCGTACATTCCCGGCGCGTTCCGCATCTCGCGGTCGCTCGCGGTCAACCTGATGACGCTCGAATACGTGCAGGTCGCGAAGGCGCGCGGCGAAGGGCTGTTCTACATTGCGCGCGTCGAGGTGCTGCCGAACATGATTCATCCGATGCTCGCGGACTTCGGCTTGCGCTTCGTGTTCATCGTGCTGCTGCTTTCCGGGCTGAGCTTTCTCGGCCTCGGCGTGCAGCCGCCGAATGCGGACTGGGGCTCGCTCGTGCGCGAGAACATCGGCGGTCTCGCGGAAGGCGCGCCTGCCGTGCTGATGCCCGCAGTCGCGATCGCAACGCTGACGGTCGGCGTGAATCTTCTGATCGACAGTTTGCGCCGTCACGGTGCGCGCGCTCACGGAGGCCGTCAATGAACATGATCGAAGTGAAAGATCTGCGCGTGGTCGCGGGCACGGCGCCCGATCCCGTCGTCCACATCGTGAAGGGCGTCGACTTCACGGTGAAGAAGGGCGAAGTGCTCGCGCTGATCGGCGAGTCGGGTTCGGGCAAGACGACGATCGCGTTGTCGCTGCTCGGTCATGCGCGCGGCGGCTGCTCGATTGCGGGCGGCTCCGTGAAAATCGGCGGCGTGGATGTGCTATCGCTCGACGATAACGGACGGCGCGCGCTGCGGGCGCGCACCGTCGCGTACGTCGCGCAGAGCGCGTCGGCGGGCTTCAATCCGGCGCGCACGATCATGGACCAGGTGACGGAGCCCGCGCTGCTGCACAAGCTGATGACGCCCGCTGCCGCGCGCAAGAAAGCCGTCGATCTGTTCCGTTCGCTAGCGCTCCCTTCACCGGAGACGATCGGTACGCGCTATCCGCATCAGGTGTCGGGCGGACAGTTGCAGCGTTTGATGGCAGCGATGGCGCTGATCACCGATCCCGCCGTCGTCGTGTTCGACGAGCCGACCACGGCCCTCGACGTGACCACGCAGATCGAAGTGCTCGCCGCGTTCAAGCGCGTGGTGCGCGAACTCGGCACGACAGCCGTGTATGTGTCGCACGATCTCGCCGTCGTCGCGCAGATGGCGGACCGCATCGTCGTGCTCAACGGCGGCCTGGTGCGCGAGAACGGCACGACGGCGCAAGTGCTCGACGCGCCCGCTGACGAATACACGCAGCAGCTTCTTGCCGCGACGCGCCGTGCGGAACCCGAGCTTGCGCCGGCGCTTGCCGAAGTGCCGCCGCCGCTGCTCGAAATCCGCAACCTGAGCGCGGGCTACGGACGTATCGATGCCAACGGCGTGCCCGCCGTCCGCGTTCTCGACGACGTGAGCCTGAAGATCGCGCGCGGCTGCACGCTCGGCGTGATCGGTGAATCGGGGTCGGGCAAGACGACGCTGGCGCGCGTGGTGGCGGGGCTGGTGGACCGTGCGCGCGGAGATGTGCTGCTCGACGGCAAGCCGTTGCCCGCGAAGCTCTCCGGGCGCACGCCCGATCAATACCGGCGCGTGCAGATCGTGTTCCAGAACGCCGACACGGCGCTCAATCCGAGCCGCACGATCGCCGATATCCTCGCGCGTCCGATGAACTTCTATCACGGCCTGCGCGGCGCGGCTGCGCAGAAACGGATGCTCGAACTGCTCGATCTGGTGAAGCTGCCTGCATCGGTGGCGAAGCGGCAGCCGGGCGGCTTGTCGGGCGGACAGAAGCAGCGCGTGAACCTGGCGCGCGCGCTCGCCGCGAACCCTGCGCTGATTCTCTGCGACGAAGTGACGTCCGCGCTCGATACCGTGGTCGGCGCGGCGATCCTCGATCTGCTCGGCGAATTGCGGCGCGAACTCGGCGTGTCGTACATGTTCATCAGTCACGACATATCGACGGTGCGCGCGATCTGCGATGAAGTGATCGTGCTGTATGCGGGGCAATGTGTCGAAGCGGGACAGCGCGACGCACTCGCGGCGCCGCCTTACCACCCCTACACGGGCCTGCTGGTCGATTCGGTGCCCGCGCTGCGGCCGGGATGGCTCGACTCGCGGCGCGCGCTGACGAGCGGCGCATTGCCCGCGATGGGGCCGGCGGCCGATTCGAACGAACTGTGCAGCTTCCGCGCGCGCTGTCCGGCGCGGATCGACGGCAAGTGCAACGTCACGCCGCCATCGATGAAGAAGCTGCCGTCGGGTGCGGAGATTCGTTGCCAC includes:
- a CDS encoding ABC transporter permease; the protein is MKAHAQRLIAARLGLALLTLLLVSAIVFAITGLLPGDAAQQALGQAATPEQVAALRHQFGLDQPALQRYVQWLMHVVSGNFGTSLSNNLPVSELIATRLPNSLVLAGLTALVSVPVALVIGVLSAMFRGSLLDRVLNVLTLSTVAVPEFLIATIAVLVFAVKLRWLPALSYLSEVTSFGALLRIYAMPVMTLCCVIVAQMARMTRAAVLDQLNASYVEMALLKGASPMRIVLRHVLPNTIGPIANAVALSLSYLFGGVVIVESIFNYPGLASLMVDAVTNRDMPLVQGCVMVFCAAYLALVLIADLCQIISNPRLRQR
- a CDS encoding ABC transporter permease; its protein translation is MNRPATSHATTVLYATPDEDGKPCADARQEDAPVEMQLARRGMLRRLLNRFSLLGLIGLTIVVFWLCVAFIGPLVAPYNGGAVTSTEIFGVYSAAHPLGTDYLGRDMLSRVLYGTQYTVGLALASTVLASCIGTFFGLLAAVSGRWADEILSRLFDALISIPSKVLALVVIAAFGSSVPMLIMVAALAYIPGAFRISRSLAVNLMTLEYVQVAKARGEGLFYIARVEVLPNMIHPMLADFGLRFVFIVLLLSGLSFLGLGVQPPNADWGSLVRENIGGLAEGAPAVLMPAVAIATLTVGVNLLIDSLRRHGARAHGGRQ
- a CDS encoding ABC transporter ATP-binding protein, with translation MNMIEVKDLRVVAGTAPDPVVHIVKGVDFTVKKGEVLALIGESGSGKTTIALSLLGHARGGCSIAGGSVKIGGVDVLSLDDNGRRALRARTVAYVAQSASAGFNPARTIMDQVTEPALLHKLMTPAAARKKAVDLFRSLALPSPETIGTRYPHQVSGGQLQRLMAAMALITDPAVVVFDEPTTALDVTTQIEVLAAFKRVVRELGTTAVYVSHDLAVVAQMADRIVVLNGGLVRENGTTAQVLDAPADEYTQQLLAATRRAEPELAPALAEVPPPLLEIRNLSAGYGRIDANGVPAVRVLDDVSLKIARGCTLGVIGESGSGKTTLARVVAGLVDRARGDVLLDGKPLPAKLSGRTPDQYRRVQIVFQNADTALNPSRTIADILARPMNFYHGLRGAAAQKRMLELLDLVKLPASVAKRQPGGLSGGQKQRVNLARALAANPALILCDEVTSALDTVVGAAILDLLGELRRELGVSYMFISHDISTVRAICDEVIVLYAGQCVEAGQRDALAAPPYHPYTGLLVDSVPALRPGWLDSRRALTSGALPAMGPAADSNELCSFRARCPARIDGKCNVTPPSMKKLPSGAEIRCHRSAEELIRMQTIDTVAA
- a CDS encoding NAD(P)/FAD-dependent oxidoreductase, with product MKLDSYWLDTAPAGMPASEGPVEGHVDVAVIGGGFTGLSAALALGKRGASVTVLDAGRIGGGASGRNGGQCNTGVAQDYAALREQLGVERAQGCYRAYAAAVDTVERLIREEQIDCDYLASGKLKLAAKPHHLAHLEQTAELIRREVDPDVEIIARERIRSEVESDSFFGGLLQKRGGQMHMGKFAAGLANAAVRNGARLFEHAAVTSIEKDRGAYRIESARGTLRAHQVLIATGPSRHGPFGWYRRRLAPVGSFIVVTEPLPAEQLARLLPMRRSYTTSRLMHNYFRVTPDSRLLFGGRARFTASEQPSDAKSGHILQANLAQTFPGLAAARIDYCWGGLVDITADRLPRAGQHDGIYFSMGYSGHGTQMSTHMGQVMAEVIGGNAGANPWRDFDWPAIPGHTGKPWFLPLVGAYYQIKDVFY
- a CDS encoding ABC transporter substrate-binding protein, giving the protein MSIDKSPEAVAHAGLRLEELTRRGASRRDVLRAMAAGGLMSLTGAGLLATSSAAFAQQQGKPKQGGKIRVATQSASAADTLDPAKGALGTDYVRANMFYNGLTELDSHLGAKMALAESLDTKDATVWVVKLRSGVQFHDGKSLTPNDVIYSLMRHKDPAVGSKAKTLADQIKEAKATGPNEVTITLEGANADLPVILATSHFLIIKDGTTDFKTAIGTGPFKLKEFSPGVRTVGVRNEKYWKPGMPHLDEVELIGIGDESARVNALLSGDVQLINAVSPRSTARIKGTQGFSVLETKTGQYTDLIMRDEGGITGTADFRRGLTHLMDREQIRRAVFLGYGAIGNDQPIDPTNKYYLSGLPQRAFDPEKAKFYFQKAKLGSAPVQLYASPAAEGSVEMAMLLQQVAPQAGLNLQVVRVPSDGYWSNHWMKHPLGYGNINARPSADVLFTQFFKSDAPWNEANWKNPKFDQMLVAARGEPDDAKRKKIYGDMQQLVHEDGGIGIPMFQSSLDAHSSKLKGLGSIPLAGLMGFMFAENVWLEA